GTCGTTTTCAGGCCCAAATCCGAGGCCGTGGGCCAAGTCGCGACCGATGTCGCGGGTGAAGAACCCATCTGCCAAGATTCACGTTGCTGATGCGGACGATTGGCATCTGGGTGGAGTCGGAAGCGTCATCGCTTACTTGCAGCCACACGCCGCACATGCGTTCGACATTTATCGACACTCCAACGGGGCCAACATTCTGTTCCTCGATGGACACGCGGCTTACTTCAAGGCCGACTACATCATCAAGAACATCTCGCGCATCAAGAACCCGAACGGCACGTTCAACACGAGCCATTCGGACAACTTTTACCTTGAATAAGCAGCTGGGTTCTGCCGACAGAGGAAACTGCAAAAATGACTAAGTATTTTTCCATTCATCGATTGATTGGTGGCCTGCTCGTCTGTGCGACGCTCTTCACGGGTGCCAGCGTTGTTCGCGCTGCGGACGACGAACCGTCGCTCATCAAAAACGGCAACTTCGAGACCGACGAGAACGGCGACGGTCAGCCGGACGGTTGGCCTGTTAACGACAACGTGAAGTGGGAGACGGAGGACGGCAACCACTTTATCCGCCTCACGAGCCCCTCGGCCGGGGAGAACGTGATGGTGTACAAGCTGGTGCCGATCAAGGACGAGCACAAGGCGCTCGAGCTGACCTACCGCGTGCGGTACGACAACATCAAGGCGGGTGACGAACTGTGGTTCGACGGCCGGATCATGATGAACTTCAAGGATGCCGACGAGAAGGTGGTCAAGCCGTCGCCGAAACCGCCGACCTTCAAGGGCTCGACGAAGGAATGGAAGGACCGCAAGCAGCAGTTCCTGGTGCCGGAAGGCGCCAAGAACCTGGAGATAATGTTGACACTGTTCAAGCCGGCCAGCGGCACGCTGGAGTTCGACGACATGGCACTGAAGCCGATCGACCCCGCCGTTGTCGCCAAGGCCGCCGCCGCTGCGGCGCCGACGCGGTCGTTCCCGGTGCTGCCCGACGTCATCCCCGCGCCCGCGGCCGAGAAGATGCCGCCCGAGCTTCGTGTGGTCGGCAACCAGATCCAGGACGCCGCCGGCAATTCCGTCTGGCTGCAGGGCGTGTCGGTGCCCAGCATGGAATGGTCGGCGACCGGTGAGAGCATCACCCGGTCGATCGAGATCGCCATTACCGAATGGAAGTCCAACTGCATCCGCCTGCCCATCAAGGAGAGTTACTGGTTCGGCACCGACAAGTCGCAGAAGGACGGCGGCGAGCAGTATCGTCAGATCGTCGATAACGCTGTGAACCTAACCGCCAGCCACGGCGCGTACCTTGTTCTGGACCTGCACCGCTTCCGCGCCCCCAACGACGACCACGTGAAGTTCTGGAAGGACGCCGCCGAGCGTTACAAGAATAATCCGGCCGTCCTGTTCGAACTGTTCAATGAGCCGCACGGCATCTCGTGGGACGTTTGGCGCGACGGTGGCCAGGTAACCGACAAGAAGCAGGGGTCGTCCGATGCCCTGTCGGAGAACACTGAGGTGGTCAGCGGCTTCCAGTCGCCCGGCATGCAGAAGCTGGTCGATGCGGTGCGCGAGATCGGCGCGAAGAACATCGTGATCGTCGGCGGGCTCGATTGGAGCTACGACATCTCCGGCATACTCAACGGCTACGCACTGAACGACAAGGGCGGCAACGGCATCGTCTACTCGACCCACGTCTACCCGTGGAAGAGCAAGTGGCAGTCCAAGTTCCTGGACGTCGCCGCACACCACCCGATCTTCGTCGGCGAGGTGGGGGCGCCCAACGAGCGGTACGCGTTCATCCCGGCCGAACGCCACGAGGACCCGCTCACCTGGTCGCCCGACATGGTCGCGCTGATCCAGCAACATAAGCTGCACTGGACCGCTTGGGCCTTCCACCCCAAGGCCGGCCCCCCCATGTTGAACGATTGGAACTACACGCCCACGAGCTACTGGGGCGATTACGCCAAGCGGGCGCTGGCCGGTGAACAGTTCACGATGAAGCGGATGCGCTAGGCAACGGGTCGAGAGGGAGCGGGTTGGGGAGCGGCGTTCCGCGTGGGACGTCGAACGGGTTGAGCATCGAGGGATTGAGTCACGTCTAACGAAAAGCGGAGCGGAGAAACAGATGATGAATACGAAGCACAGGTCGAGCGTCGCAATTTTGAAGAAGCGGATGAATGAATCGGGTCGGCGGTCGATGCGGGTGGCGGCGATGGTCGGTGCCGCGGGCGTCTGGATCGCGCAGCCCCACGTGGCGACCGCCGCTACCATTGGGTGGAATCAGACCGGGGCAGGAACCTACGACTACAACGATCCGGCCAACTGGGTTGGTGGCAACATCAACGGCCTGTTCGACGCGTCATTATCAATTACGGGCGCCCAAGCAGTCACGTTTGGCACCGACACGACGCTGACGACCCCGATCGTCTTCAACCATAACGCTACCGGCAACTTCGACATCTTGATGCGTGCTGACGGCACCGGCGACCGCGTCCTCACGCTCGGTGGTGACGTAACGCTTAACAGCGCCCTCAACCGCACGACCCTCGTCGGCTCGTCCACTAACGGCCAGCGGTTGACCGTCGACCTCGGCGGCGCCACCCGCACGTTCGACGTCACGAACAGTGGCAACAAGGTTCTGAATCTTCGTAACGGCATCACCGGAGGATCCGAAGGCGTCATCAAGGCCGGCAGCGGCACCCTCCAGATCGAGTCGTCCAGCACCTATTCTGGCGCAACGACCATCAACGGCGGCACGTTCTGGTACGGCGCCGGTGGTCGCACGGTCAATTCGGACGTCATCGTAAATACGGGCGGCACGCTCCGGTTCGACAGCTCGGGCAGTGGCAACACCAGCTTGGCCCGCACGAAGAGCGTCACCCTCAACGGCGGCAGCCTCACCGGCTCGGCCGCGTCCAGCACAAGCGTCAACACGAACGACCTCATGGGCGCCCTGTCGCTCGGCGCCGGCGGGTCGACCGTCATGCTCGCCCCGATCGGCACTCGCCACATGCGGATGACCGCCGACAGCTTCACCCGCGAAGCCGGGGGCACCGTTCTGTTCCGCGGCACCGGTTTTGGCGTAAACACGCTCGCGTCCAATACCGTCAACGCCACCAACTTCGTATTCACCACCGCCCCGACGCTCACCGGCACTCCCGGGGGCAGTGGCACCACCGTCGGCATCATTAAGGGCGCCTACGCCGGCACGACCAATAGCAGTAACGGTGAAGGGCTCGTCACCTACGATTCGACCTACGGCGTGCGGCTGCTGTCCGGTTCGGAATACGCGACTTCGATCATTGACGGCCAGACCACGCTCGACAACGTCCGCCTGTCCAACGCGTCTGGCGTCGTGTCCAACGTCACGGTCGACGCCGCGACCACGATCAACTCCCTTTCGCTGAACGTCTCCGGGGTCACCTCGCCGATCAACGTCGGTGGCACCGGCACGATCACGCTCGGCAGCGGCACGATCTTCGCGCAGTCCGTCTCACCGGCCACGACCGGCGCGGAGATGACCGTCAACAACACCATCAACCTCAACGGCCAGCAGGGCGTGATTTTCTACAACACGGTCGGCAGCTCCAACGGGAGCAATGGAGCCAAGCTATTCCTCAACGGGCCGATCACCAACAGCGGTGGCAACGGCGTCGTCGTCGCGGGGTCGGGCGTCGTCGAGTTCAGTGGCGCGGGCGTCAACACGTTCACCGGCCCGACCGTCATGAATAGCGGCCTGCTGCGGCTCACGAAGTCGGTCGACAACTCCGCGGTCGTCGGTGACCTCGTCATCAACGGCGGCACCGTCCAGAACACCGGCAACGAGATCGCCGACACCAGTGACATCATCATCAACGGTGGCTCCCTTCTCCAGAAAGGCGGCGCCACCAACTCCGGCAGCGGGGCCTCGGAGACTTTCCGTGACCTCACCGTCAATGGTGGCTCCGTCACCTCGGGCGCCAGTGGTAGTGGCAGCACGACCAACATGCGTAACGCCAGCATTGCTGGTGGCAGCTGGACCCCCACGCGCGCACACACGGTCAACATGAGCGGTTCGCTCTCCGTATCCGGTGGCACGATCAACGTGGCGGGCACGTCCGACGGCAGCAGCGGCGCGAACATCAACCTCGCCGGTGACTTGAACATCACGAACACCGCCTCTGGCGTGTACGCCCCGATCACGCTCGGCAGTTCGACGGGCGCGGGCAACCCCGGACGCATCACGCTGTCGGGCGACCTGACGTTCACGGGCAACGGCACCAACGCCAACACCGTCGCGATCACGACCACCGCCGCCCCGAAGCTCGGCGCGCTCATCCTGAACGGCACGCGGACGTTGAACGTCGGCGACGGCGCGGCCACCCACGACCTCGAACTCGCCGTCGCACTGACGAACGGCACCTCGGCCGGTGGCCTGACCAAGACCGGCCTTGGCACGCTCGATCTGACCGGTGCCAGCACCTACACCGGTCCTACGAACGTGTCGGCCGGCACGTTGCTGGTGAACGGGTCGCTGGCCGCTGATAGCACGATGAACGTGAACGCGGGTGGCACGCTCGGCGGCAACGGCACCGTCGGGGGCGCGACCTCCATCACCGGCACGCTCGCCCCGGGCGCGTCGGCGGGCCTGCTGTCGTTCGGCAGCTCGCTGGGCCTCGGTGGCACGTCGATCTTCGAGGTCGACGGCCTCGCCCGCGGCGTGGTGGGCGGCTACGACGCGACGAACGTCGCTGGCGAACTGACCTACGGCGGGGTGCTGAACGTCGTCTTCTCCGACACGTTCGCGATCGGCTCTACGTTCGACTTGTTTGACTTTGCGACCCAAGCCAGCGACTTCGCAGCCATCAGCCTGACCGGTGACTACGTCGGCACCTTGCTCAGCCTGGGCAATGGCAACTGGTACGGTTCGACCGGATCGCAGGCCTTTACCTTCGATGGTTCCAGCGGCGTGCTGCAGATCGTCGATAACGTCGCCGTCCCCGAGCCGACCGCCATCGGCCTGCTCGTCGGAGCGGCTGGCATGATGCTGCGTCGTCGGCGCGCGGTGTAAGGATCTGGAGAGAGAGAGGCGGCATCGGGGTGTGCAATGCCCCATTGCCCCGAGACATGTCGGGCGGCCGTTAATCGCGGCTGCCCGGCAATAAGACAGTCGAACGCCACCATTTCCCAGCCTCGTCCCAGTGCTGCATGCGCGTGGGCCAAGGCGTGGCACAACATCTCACGCGGAGCGTCTATGTTCATTCGAAATTCACGTCGTGCGTTCACTTTGGTTGAACTCCTCGTCGTCATCGGCATCATCGCGTTGCTGATCTCGATCCTGCTCCCAGCGCTGAACAAGGCCCGCTCAGCGGCCCGCACCACGGCTTGTCTGTCGAACTTGCGACAGATGGGGTTTGGGCTTGCGCTTTACGCGTCGAACAACAATGACTGGCTGCCACCGGGCAGTCTGTCGCATGGCGGAGATAGCACTACCTGGGCCATATCGATTTCGCCGTATTTGGGCGGCAAGGGGCACACGCGGAACACAGCCGTATTCCCGTTACCCCCGGTTTTTCAGGATCCGAGTGCGACCATCCTGGAGGGAATGGTTCATTACTCTTCCAATCCCCTCGTTTTGCCAGACATGAACTACAGGGTCGGGTGGAACCCAGCCGACCGGGTCTATCTACGACAGTACAAGATGTCGCGCGCCCGACCGGCGGCCGAGCTGTTCGCATTGGCGGACGGTGTACAGATCGGGAGCATCATGCTCGGTGGCAGCCGCTACAACGCTGCGGCGGTCGCGCGGTGGATCAACGCATCGATTTACGATCAGGAGTACAGGACTTACTCGCGCGAAGCGTTCTTCAACGGCCGTCCGGACTCGAAGATCGCGCTCAGCCGGAATAACAATCGCGACGCCGCATCGGGTACGCCGCCCGCCGGAGATATTCGCTATCGCGAACGACAAAACACGGCCGCGAACTTCCTGTTCTTTGACGGCCATGCTGAGACCATCATCCGTGGAACGGATACCCCTGCAGGGCCTAACCCCGGATCGATCAAGCAGAGCAACCTGCGGCCGGCTGCGTTCAATAATCAACGACCGACCCCACCTTTCGAGTGATGCTCTGGGATCGCAGCCTGGAAGGATAGCGGTCGAAGCTGTAACGGTCGCGTTGGCAATTACGGCGTTGCGTTTGAACAGATGTAGCGCGTTCACGCGTCGATGGTGACGGGTCCCACGCAGTGCGCTTGGCACGCGAGCACGTACCCCTTAGC
Above is a genomic segment from Tepidisphaeraceae bacterium containing:
- a CDS encoding DUF1559 domain-containing protein — protein: MFIRNSRRAFTLVELLVVIGIIALLISILLPALNKARSAARTTACLSNLRQMGFGLALYASNNNDWLPPGSLSHGGDSTTWAISISPYLGGKGHTRNTAVFPLPPVFQDPSATILEGMVHYSSNPLVLPDMNYRVGWNPADRVYLRQYKMSRARPAAELFALADGVQIGSIMLGGSRYNAAAVARWINASIYDQEYRTYSREAFFNGRPDSKIALSRNNNRDAASGTPPAGDIRYRERQNTAANFLFFDGHAETIIRGTDTPAGPNPGSIKQSNLRPAAFNNQRPTPPFE
- a CDS encoding autotransporter-associated beta strand repeat-containing protein, whose translation is MMNTKHRSSVAILKKRMNESGRRSMRVAAMVGAAGVWIAQPHVATAATIGWNQTGAGTYDYNDPANWVGGNINGLFDASLSITGAQAVTFGTDTTLTTPIVFNHNATGNFDILMRADGTGDRVLTLGGDVTLNSALNRTTLVGSSTNGQRLTVDLGGATRTFDVTNSGNKVLNLRNGITGGSEGVIKAGSGTLQIESSSTYSGATTINGGTFWYGAGGRTVNSDVIVNTGGTLRFDSSGSGNTSLARTKSVTLNGGSLTGSAASSTSVNTNDLMGALSLGAGGSTVMLAPIGTRHMRMTADSFTREAGGTVLFRGTGFGVNTLASNTVNATNFVFTTAPTLTGTPGGSGTTVGIIKGAYAGTTNSSNGEGLVTYDSTYGVRLLSGSEYATSIIDGQTTLDNVRLSNASGVVSNVTVDAATTINSLSLNVSGVTSPINVGGTGTITLGSGTIFAQSVSPATTGAEMTVNNTINLNGQQGVIFYNTVGSSNGSNGAKLFLNGPITNSGGNGVVVAGSGVVEFSGAGVNTFTGPTVMNSGLLRLTKSVDNSAVVGDLVINGGTVQNTGNEIADTSDIIINGGSLLQKGGATNSGSGASETFRDLTVNGGSVTSGASGSGSTTNMRNASIAGGSWTPTRAHTVNMSGSLSVSGGTINVAGTSDGSSGANINLAGDLNITNTASGVYAPITLGSSTGAGNPGRITLSGDLTFTGNGTNANTVAITTTAAPKLGALILNGTRTLNVGDGAATHDLELAVALTNGTSAGGLTKTGLGTLDLTGASTYTGPTNVSAGTLLVNGSLAADSTMNVNAGGTLGGNGTVGGATSITGTLAPGASAGLLSFGSSLGLGGTSIFEVDGLARGVVGGYDATNVAGELTYGGVLNVVFSDTFAIGSTFDLFDFATQASDFAAISLTGDYVGTLLSLGNGNWYGSTGSQAFTFDGSSGVLQIVDNVAVPEPTAIGLLVGAAGMMLRRRRAV
- a CDS encoding glycoside hydrolase family 5 protein, yielding MTKYFSIHRLIGGLLVCATLFTGASVVRAADDEPSLIKNGNFETDENGDGQPDGWPVNDNVKWETEDGNHFIRLTSPSAGENVMVYKLVPIKDEHKALELTYRVRYDNIKAGDELWFDGRIMMNFKDADEKVVKPSPKPPTFKGSTKEWKDRKQQFLVPEGAKNLEIMLTLFKPASGTLEFDDMALKPIDPAVVAKAAAAAAPTRSFPVLPDVIPAPAAEKMPPELRVVGNQIQDAAGNSVWLQGVSVPSMEWSATGESITRSIEIAITEWKSNCIRLPIKESYWFGTDKSQKDGGEQYRQIVDNAVNLTASHGAYLVLDLHRFRAPNDDHVKFWKDAAERYKNNPAVLFELFNEPHGISWDVWRDGGQVTDKKQGSSDALSENTEVVSGFQSPGMQKLVDAVREIGAKNIVIVGGLDWSYDISGILNGYALNDKGGNGIVYSTHVYPWKSKWQSKFLDVAAHHPIFVGEVGAPNERYAFIPAERHEDPLTWSPDMVALIQQHKLHWTAWAFHPKAGPPMLNDWNYTPTSYWGDYAKRALAGEQFTMKRMR